In Amblyraja radiata isolate CabotCenter1 chromosome 30, sAmbRad1.1.pri, whole genome shotgun sequence, a single window of DNA contains:
- the rnf225 gene encoding RING finger protein 225 — MEDSAAAITLELQADDPSTGDGASLTPAASVCGLSDQDCAICFSPFDNVFKLPKLLKCGHTFCLECLARMNVSSDNVSSVTCPFCRHLTPLPSGKGLPALNNNQAVLSHLPSGMQTVPSIRFSRDKGKLYTKAPDPGSFLKPVNSISMSLDVGQPATRGLGNRQNMPYRSRWCYYMAILCVVLLTVALVVSGVFIFVIVPSVTSLGQNSTGSSSSP, encoded by the coding sequence ACGACCCATCCACAGGTGACGGTGCTAGCCTCACCCCCGCCGCCTCCGTCTGCGGGCTGTCCGACCAGGATTGCGCGATCTGCTTCTCGCCCTTCGACAATGTCttcaagctgccgaagctgctgaAGTGCGGGCATACCTTCTGCCTCGAGTGCCTGGCCCGCATGAATGTGTCCTCGGACAATGTCAGCTCGGTCACCTGCCCCTTCTGCCGCCACCTCACCCCGCTGCCGTCGGGCAAGGGGCTGCCCGCACTCAACAACAACCAGGCCGTGCTGTCCCACCTGCCCTCGGGCATGCAGACCGTGCCCTCCATCCGCTTCAGCCGGGACAAGGGCAAGCTCTACACCAAGGCTCCCGACCCGGGCTCCTTCCTCAAGCCCGTCAACAGCATCAGCATGAGTCTGGACGTGGGCCAGCCGGCGACCAGGGGACTGGGCAACAGACAGAACATGCCCTACCGCTCCAGGTGGTGCTACTACATGGCCATCTTGTGCGTGGTGCTCCTCACCGTCGCCCTGGTCGTCTCCGGGGTCTTTATCTTTGTCATCGTGCCCTCCGTCACCTCCTTAGGACAGAACTCGACGGGATCCTCATCATCCCCCTAA